Proteins encoded by one window of Candidatus Zixiibacteriota bacterium:
- a CDS encoding A/G-specific adenine glycosylase, translating into MTGRHSDLSAAHIAAFRRDIRAFYRRHGRHLPFRETNDPYAITVAEIMLQQTTVERVTPYYEAWLRRFPDWQTVAAAPIRAVLAAWSGLGYNRRALYLQKLAQTVVGEYGGELPSDPAVLRRLPGIGPYTANAVAAFAFGRRVAAVDTNVRKVLLHRFGLAADARPAEIQRIAELVLPRTGIRAWHAALMDYARLGLPPRESRRLRVRRQPRFEGSIRQIRGEIIRRLTRRSRVSLGTLARDLGRSMAEVRAAAEGLARDGLAVATGRTVRLP; encoded by the coding sequence ATGACCGGCAGGCACTCCGATCTCTCCGCGGCGCACATCGCCGCCTTTCGGCGCGACATCCGGGCCTTCTACCGCCGCCACGGACGGCATCTGCCGTTTCGCGAGACGAATGATCCATACGCGATCACGGTCGCGGAGATCATGCTCCAGCAGACGACGGTCGAGCGCGTGACGCCGTACTACGAGGCCTGGCTCCGGCGCTTTCCCGACTGGCAAACGGTGGCGGCGGCCCCCATCCGCGCCGTCCTCGCCGCCTGGTCGGGGCTCGGGTACAATCGGCGGGCGCTGTACCTGCAGAAGCTCGCGCAGACGGTTGTCGGCGAGTACGGCGGGGAGCTTCCCTCCGACCCGGCGGTATTGCGCCGCCTTCCCGGAATCGGACCCTACACCGCGAACGCGGTTGCGGCGTTCGCTTTCGGCCGGCGGGTGGCGGCAGTCGACACGAATGTCCGGAAGGTGCTGCTCCACCGGTTCGGGCTCGCGGCGGATGCGCGGCCGGCCGAGATCCAGCGGATCGCCGAGCTCGTGCTCCCGCGCACGGGTATTCGGGCGTGGCACGCGGCCCTCATGGACTACGCGCGCCTCGGCCTCCCGCCCCGGGAGAGCCGGCGCTTGCGGGTGCGCCGCCAGCCGCGGTTCGAAGGCTCGATCCGGCAGATTCGCGGGGAGATCATCCGGCGTCTCACCCGCCGATCCCGAGTCAGCCTGGGCACGCTTGCCCGCGACCTGGGGCGGTCGATGGCCGAGGTGCGGGCGGCCGCCGAGGGGCTGGCCCGGGACGGTCTTGCGGTGGCGACCGGGCGCACGGTGCGGCTGCCCTAG